In Glycine max cultivar Williams 82 chromosome 7, Glycine_max_v4.0, whole genome shotgun sequence, a single window of DNA contains:
- the LOC100526960 gene encoding uncharacterized protein produces the protein MAVKPTVALRAILVGGIAAFAKIAGAMKAAGGAKMGAAAAAMTAAATAAVAGSKQEQTDASQQSPK, from the coding sequence ATGGCGGTAAAACCAACAGTTGCATTAAGGGCTATTCTTGTTGGAGGCATAGCAGCATTTGCTAAAATAGCAGGTGCTATGAAAGCTGCAGGTGGTGCAAAAATGGGCGCAGCTGCAGCTGCCATGACAGCAGCAGCAACTGCAGCTGTGGCAGGGTCCAAACAAGAGCAAACAGATGCTTCTCAACAGTCTCCAAAATAA
- the LOC100803884 gene encoding mediator of RNA polymerase II transcription subunit 9, protein MDHYGSSGGSWTMIPTHNSSIQSQSQSNQDPNLFLQQQQQQFLQSQPFQQALPPQSPFQQHHHLYQQQQQQQQQQRLLPQPQQQQQQQQQQQQPQNLHQSLASHYHLLHLVENLAEVIEHGTPDQQSDALINELSNHFEKCQQLLNSISDSISTKAMTVEGQKKKLEESEQLLNQRRDLIANYRKSVEDLVRSEP, encoded by the exons ATGGATCATTATGGTTCTTCTGGAGGAAGCTGGACGATGATCCCAACCCACAATTCAAGTATTCAATCCCAATCCCAATCGAACCAGGACCCTAACCTCTttcttcaacaacaacaacaacagtttCTCCAGTCACAACCTTTTCAGCAAGCACTACCACCCCAATCTCCATTTCAACAGCACCACCACCTTtatcagcagcagcaacaacaacaacaacagcagcgtCTTCTACCGCAACCGCAACAGCAACagcaacagcagcaacaacaacaacagccgcAGAACCTTCACCAGTCACTGGCCTCTCACTACCATCTTTTACAT TTGGTGGAGAATTTGGCTGAGGTTATCGAACATGGAACCCCGGATCAGCAGTCAGATGCATTG ATCAATGAATTGAGCAACCACTTTGAGAAGTGCCAGCAGCTGTTAAACTCAATCTCTGACTCCATTAGCACCAAGGCTATG ACAGTTGAGGGACAGAAGAAGAAGCTAGAGGAAAGTGAGCAATTGTTAAATCAGCGAAG AGACTTGATTGCCAATTACAGAAAATCTGTGGAGGATCTTGTTAGGTCTGAGCCATAA
- the LBD29 gene encoding LOB domain-containing protein 22 has protein sequence MNNNNPNNNNTNNRISTPRNGNSATQACAACKYQRRKCAPDCILAPYFPHDRQRQFLNAHKLFGVSNITKIIKLLSPQDKDQAMRTIIYQSDMRATDPVGGCYRYILELQAQIEYYRAELELVLQQLAIFRAQAQHQHQQQHGIFAANNVNVAVNGDGEVLNGDPMGLYNQQQHYQCLQAQQEEEQYVMMHENGNGSQNIDGIALQEQIKTWAVQNTAVSLSSLSLHGQNSNVSDEYDHKPVVGIDMDSDERSELGFESEELVHRSDEAVLFKIDDAVIKAEANPCMQQAQDHDLKGAATSFTLTNCSC, from the exons ATGAACAACAATAAccctaacaacaacaacaccaatAACAGAATCTCAACACCAAGAAATGGCAACAGCGCCACCCAGGCCTGTGCTGCATGCAAGTACCAACGCAGAAAGTGTGCACCTGATTGCATCCTTGCACCTTACTTCCCCCATGATCGCCAGCGCCAGTTCCTCAACGCGCACAAGTTGTTCGGCGTGAGCAACATCACCAAGATCATCAAGCTTCTCAGCCCTCAGGACAAGGACCAAGCCATGCGCACCATCATCTATCAATCCGACATGCGCGCTACAGACCCAGTTGGTGGTTGCTAcag GTACATTCTCGAACTCCAGGCCCAAATCGAGTACTATAGGGCGGAACTCGAACTCGTCCTTCAACAACTCGCCATCTTCAGAGCCCAGGCTCAGCACCAACACCAACAACAACATGGTATCTTTGCTGCAAACAACGTTAATGTAGCTGTCAATGGTGATGGTGAGGTTTTGAACGGTGATCCAATGGGCTTGTATAACCAGCAACAACACTATCAGTGTCTGCAGGCACAACAGGAGGAGGAGCAGTATGTTATGATGCACGAAAATGGTAATGGAAGCCAAAACATCGATGGCATTGCTTTGCAGGAGCAAATTAAAACGTGGGCTGTGCAGAACACTGCTGTGTCGCTTTCTTCGTTGTCATTGCATGGGCAGAATAGTAATGTCAGCGATGAGTATGATCACAAGCCGGTGGTGGGGATTGACATGGATTCTGATGAGAGAAGCGAGTTAGGGTTCGAGTCTGAAGAATTAGTCCATCGCAG TGATGAAGCAGTTTTGTTTAAGATAGACGATGCAGTAATAAAAGCGGAGGCTAATCCCTGCATGCAACAAGCTCAAGACCATGACCTGAAAGGTGCAGCAACATCGTTTACTCTCACAAATTGTAGTTGCTGA
- the LOC100787285 gene encoding chaperonin CPN60-like 2, mitochondrial — MYRLARRVGSSIASPSAKNLVYGGVLSSRNFVSKDINFGVGARAAILHGVTEVADAVKVTMGPKGRNVIIERSRGNPRITKDGVTVAKSIKFKDKSKNVGADLVKQVAKATNTAAGDGTTCATVLTQAILTEGCKSIAAGVNVMDLRHGINKAVDAVITELKRRALMISTSEEITQVGTISANGERDIGELIARAMEKVGKEGVITVVDGNTLDNKLEVVEGMKLTRGYISPYFITDQKTQKCELENPFILIHDKKISDINSLLKILELAVTKKRPLLVVAEDVESDALAMLILNKHHAGLKVCAVKAPGFGDNRRASLDDLAILTGGEVITDERGLALDKVQPEMLGTAKKVTITIDDTIILHGGGDKKVIEERCEQLRTAMEKSSATFDKEKAQERLSKLSGGVAVFKVGGASEAEVGERKDRVTDALNATRAAVEEGIVPGGGVALLYATKVLDNLQTQNEDEKRGVQIIQNALKAPTITIASNAGFDGALVHSKLLEQDDHNLGFDAAKGVYADMVKAGIIDPLKVVRTALVDAASVSLLLTTTEAAVVDNSHDKNKPPSRVPDMDDLDL, encoded by the exons ATGTATCGATTAGCTCGTAGAGTAGGATCCTCCATTGCTTCTCCTTCCGCTAAGAATCTC GTATATGGTGGAGTATTGTCAAgcagaaattttgtgagcaaagatatcaactttggGGTTGGGGCTCGTGCCGCAATCCTCCATGGGGTAACTGAGGTTGCTGATGCTGTCAAAGTTACCATGGGACCCAAG GGTCGCAATGTGATAATTGAGAGAAGTCGTGGGAATCCCAGGATCACAAAGGATGGTGTGACTGTGGCCAAAAGTATCAAATTTAAAGACAAATCAAAAAATGTTGGTGCGGATCTAGTCAAGCAGGTGGCCAAGGCTACCAACACTGCTGCTGGAGATG GTACAACTTGTGCAACTGTTTTGACTCAGGCAATACTCACAGAAGGATGCAAATCGATTGCTGCTGGTGTAAATGTTATGGATTTACGTCATGGAATAAATAAGGCAGTTGATGCTGTAATTACTGAGTTGAAGAGGAGAGCATTGATGATTAGTACGTCAGAAGAGATAACCCAG GTTGGAACTATATCTGCAAATGGGGAGCGTGACATTGGAGAATTGATAGCAAGGGCAATGGAGAAAGTTGGGAAGGAAGGGGTCATTACTGTCGTT GATGGGAACACTTTGGATAATAAGTTGGAAGTGGTAGAAGGAATGAAGTTAACCAGAGGCTACATATCTCCTTATTTTATTACTGATCAGAAGACCCAGAAATGT gaatTGGAGAACCCCTTTATTCTCATCCATGACAAGAAAATTTCAGACATAAATTCACTGCTGAAAATACTGGAGCTGGCTGTAACG AAAAAAAGACCACTCCTAGTTGTTGCTGAAGATGTTGAGAGTGATGCATTGGCTATGCTCATACTCAACAAGCATCACGCAGGGCTTAAG GTTTGTGCTGTAAAAGCTCCTGGTTTTGGGGATAATAGAAGAGCAAGTCTAGACGATCTTGCAATTCTTACTGGAGGAGAG GTCATCACTGATGAGCGTGGTTTGGCTCTTGATAAAGTCCAACCAGAAATGCTTGGCACTGCAAAAAAG GTTACTATCACCATTGATGACACTATTATTCTACATGGTGGTGGGGATAAGAAGGTCATTGAAGAGAGATGTGAACag CTGAGGACAGCTATGGAAAAGAGTTCTGCCacatttgataaagaaaaagcaCAAGAACGCCTATCAAAACTATCTGGTGGTGTAGCTGTTTTCAAA GTTGGGGGGGCTAGTGAGGCCGAAGTTGGGGAAAGGAAAGATAGAGTAACAGATGCTTTAAATGCCACTAGAGCAGCTGTGGAAGAGGGAATTGTTCCGG GTGGTGGAGTTGCTCTCCTATATGCTACCAAAGTCTTGGATAACCTTCAAACCCAAAATGAAGATGAGAAAAGAGGAGtacaaattattcaaaatgCACTCAAG GCACCGACGATTACAATAGCTTCAAATGCTGgttttgatggtgctttggtccACAGCAAATTGTTGGAACAAGATGATCATAATTTAGGTTTTGATGCTGCTAAAG GTGTCTATGCTGATATGGTAAAGGCTGGAATAATAGATCCTCTCAAAGTTGTTAGAACTGCTTTGGTAGATGCTGCCAG TGTGTCATTGCTACTGACAACAACCGAGGCAGCTGTGGTGGATAATTCACATGACAAGAATAAACCTCCTAGTCGGGTGCCAGATATGGATGATTTGGATCTCTAA
- the LOC102669753 gene encoding NDR1/HIN1-like protein 6, which produces MTDRVHPSAKTTANAGPKPTFPATKSQLSGANRPTYRPQPQHHRRRRSRGCASTLCCWLLLILLFLLLLVGAAGTVLYFLYRPQRPTFSVTSLKLSSFNLTTPSTINAKFDLTLSTTNPNDKIIFSYDPTSVSLLYGDTAVASTTIPSFLHRQRNTTVLQAYVTSTEEVVDSDAAMELKRSMKRKSQLVALKVELETKVEAQMGVFQTPRVGIKVLCDGVAVSLPDDEKPATASAENTACQVDVRFKVWKWTVG; this is translated from the coding sequence ATGACTGATAGGGTTCACCCTTCGGCCAAAACCACCGCCAACGCCGGCCCCAAGCCGACATTCCCCGCTACGAAATCCCAGCTTTCCGGCGCCAACCGCCCCACCTACCGCCCCCAACCGCAGCACCACCGCCGCCGCCGTAGTCGCGGATGTGCCTCCACCCTCTGCTGCTGGCTCCTCCTgatcctcctcttcctcctcctcctcgtcGGTGCCGCCGGCACCGTCCTCTACTTTCTCTACCGTCCCCAACGACCCACATTCTCCGTCACCTCCCTAAAACTCTCTTCCTTCAACCTCACCACTCCCTCCACCATCAACGCCAAGTTTGACCTCACTCTCTCAACAACTAACCCTAACGACAAAATCATCTTCTCCTACGACCCTACCTCCGTATCCCTTCTCTACGGCGACACCGCCGTCGCCAGCACCACCATCCCCTCCTTCCTCCACCGCCAAAGGAACACCACCGTGCTCCAGGCTTATGTTACTAGCACTGAGGAAGTGGTGGATAGTGACGCCGCGATGGAGCTGAAGAGGAGCATGAAGAGGAAGAGTCAGCTGGTGGCGCTGAAGGTGGAGCTGGAGACCAAGGTGGAGGCCCAGATGGGCGTGTTCCAGACGCCTCGAGTCGGGATCAAGGTTCTGTGCGACGGCGTCGCCGTATCTCTCCCCGACGATGAGAAACCGGCGACGGCGTCGGCTGAGAATACGGCGTGCCAGGTGGATGTGAGGTTTAAGGTCTGGAAATGGACCGTTGGATGA